The DNA sequence TTGTGGTACATTCTTTTTCTCACAAAAGAATCAAAACTATTTACAGGTGGGATACGCAAGTATTTGTTGCGGAACTCCTTCTGAAGACCCTGTCATTAATTATATTTCAAAATTTCAAAAAAAGAATAAAACCAAACCTTTCGAAATTTACAGAGAAAGTGGCTTGGGAAGAGAAGGTGAATTTAACCTTTATATCGGAGTCGATGCTTTAGCAAAAAGAAAAAAAAGTAAATTCATATCGGGTCTTAAAGCTGCTATTTTTTCACAAAATGCACAAAGAAAAAGCAACAGTGGAAATGTGAATTTTGATGAAGCACAGGTGGTAACAAAAGCTGACTTAGCCAATTCAAGAAATCTAACTATCTATAAAAAATAATTTAATTAAAGGAAAAATGATCAAAAACGTTGTAGTTATCGGAGCTGGAACCATGGGAAATGGTATTGCACATACTTTTGCGCAAAGCGGATTTAAAGTAAGCCTGGTGGATGTATCTCAGGAAGCTTTAGACAGAGGAATAAAAACCATCACCACCAACCTCGACAGAATAATTGCAAAGGGTAACCTTACAGAAGAGCAAAAAGCAGAAACTTTAGGAAATATCACCACTTTTACAGAACTGAAGGGGGCTGTAGGAGCAGCTGATCTGATCGTAGAAGCAGCGACTGAAAATCAGGATCTGAAGTTAAAAATCTTTGGACAAATGGATGAATTTGCTCCTGAAAACTGTATTCTGGCAACCAATACTTCTTCCATTTCTATTACGAAAATAGCAGCAGCAACGAAGAGAGCTGATAAGGTGATCGGTATGCATTTTATGAATCCAGTACCTATCATGAAATTGGTAGAAATCATCAAAGGGTATTCTACATCAAAAGAGACTTTTGATACGATCTATGAAATGAGTAAAACCCTAGGAAAAGTACCTGTAGAGGTTAATGACTACCCAGGTTTTGTTGCTAACAGAATTTTGATGCCTATGATCAACGAGTCTATCGAAACATTGTATAACGGAGTGGCAGGCGTTGAAGAAATCGACACTGTAATGAAACTCGGAATGGCTCACCCAATGGGACCTCTTCAGTTGGCTGACTTTATTGGTCTTGATGTTTGCCTGGCTATCCTTAATGTCATGTATGATGGTTTTAAAAATCCTAAATATGCTCCAAATCCACTTTTGGTGAATATGGTAATGGCAGGAAAATTAGGAGTGAAATCTGGTGAAGGTTTTTATGACTATTCTGAAAGCAAAAAAGCAGAAAAAGTTTCGAAAATGTTCTCTAAATAATTCTCTGAACTACTTTTATATATTCAGACAGTAGGCTCTTGCTTGCCATCTGCAATTAAAAAAACAAATACTATTTGGTCATCACCAGCAAGTGATGACCATTTTTTCATTTCTTTATTAATAAGTCCCGGAAACAGGACAAATTAATTCTTACACTACAGATATGGCGCGGCTATCAGTAGATTTTAATGGTATAATTTGACTTTAAAGCGTGTAGACTTCTTATAGAAAACATCTGTTACTGGGTGCAAAGTTTTACAAAAAAACAGGCTCGACGAGAACAAATATCAATAATTTTATTATCTTTGAAAAAGTTAAAATATTAAAAAAATGAAATTACCAAAGTTTTTATTAGCAGATAATTCGGAATTTCCTGAGGATTTATTCGTGGTTCATACAGAATACCCAAGATTTATCTTAAACGTTGAGGAAGAAGAAGTTGAGTGGCTTGATGATTTGGAGGGTGACGATGAAGAGACCATGGCAGATGAAGCTACTAAAGTGGTAGAAGCAGCTTTCAAATGGTGTGACGAAGAATTGGCTAAGTACGACGAAGAAGAGGAAGAATAAGAAAACCTTAAAACATAAAAAAGGAACTCAATTGAGTTCCTTTTATTTTTTATTCTGATTTATTGAATTTCAATAACAAAAGATTGTCTTTATACAATTCTAAAGTAGTTCCGGAAATTACATATTTATTAGCTTTTCCCACCATATCCATAAAGTTCTGCTCCACATTCATATTGTCACAAGCCATTTTTGTAGACCCCATTGGACCCGCAGAAAAATTACCTGTTGAAGCATCCAGCTTTACTGTTCCAAAATAGTTGTTACATCCCCCATTTCCATTGATCTTTTCTCCTTCGATATTCAATGTAGGAATTTTTCCTTTCACATTATCTGCTAAGGTCCATTTTGTATTTACTAATGAAGGCTGAGATTTTCCTACTTTTGAAGCAGATGCGCTTGACATAGTTCCGCACGACGCCAAAATCACGGCTGCACTTATACTTAAAAAAAGATTTTTCATTTTTTTCTTTTTTGATTTTACCAAATTTACGGAAATTATATTACCTAAACGGTTTTCAAAGAATTTTATTATTCATCTATCCTTTGGATCTATAATTTATTTCCCGCAAATGGGGAGATAGGTTTTGGCTAAAGCCGAAATATGTAGATAATTATTTTAGGTAGGCTAAAGCCTACCTCTATTGATATTCATTTCATTTTTCTTTCAATGTATTTGGCTAAAACATACATTCTCCGACATATCTGTATTATATTAAAACAAAAAAAACGGGCTAAAGCCCGTTTCAATATATTTATATGTTTTATTTTATGATCTCAATTCTGCATTAAAGTCTTTTTGGAAAGATTTAATTAAAGAATCCATCACTTCGGAAATTTCTTTTTCCTCCAAAGTTTTTGTTTCATTTAATAACTCAAAGCTCATCGCATAAGATTTCTTTCCTTCCGGAAGATTTTTCCCTTCATATACATCGAATAAGTTAATATCCTTAATGAATGGAGATTTATTCTTTTTTGCCGTTTGATATAATTCCTGATACGTAATATTCTTATCAATCAATAGTGCTAAATCTCTTCTGATCTTATTGAATTTAGGAATATCCTTAAATTTCAGTTCATTAGTAGAACGCAATTGCTGAGCCATTTCCAATTCAATTTCTGCATAGAAACAATCCTGATCAACATCAAAATCTTTTAATAATCCTGCAGAAACTTTTCCAATTCTTACTAATGTTTTTCCATCTACTTCATAAGCTAATGCATCAGAGAATCTTTCATCAGATAAAGCTACCTCTTTATAATCAATCGCCAGTTTTTCCAGCAATACCTTTACATATGCTTTAAGGTTATAAAAATCAGTTGCCGATTTAGGTTGTAACCAGTTTTCTGCAACATCTCTTCCAGAAACAAGAATTGCTAATTGTTTTCTCTCTTCATATTGAGCTCTTTTGTGATAGATCTTTCCAAACTCAAAGAACTTGATATCCTGATTTTTTCTATTGATGTTGTAAACTGCATTTTGAAGAAGACCTTCCAATAAAGATTTTCTCATGAAAGCTAAATCACCACTTAAAGGATTCAGTAATTTTACTGCATCTGTTTCGTCTTTTACAGAAGTTAATGAATTATTCATTACTTCATTAAAACCTAAACTCTGCAATGTTCTTGCCCAGTTATTCTCCAATTCATCCTGATCGTTAGCGCTCAGCTTTACAGGTGTAAATGAAATCTTTTGTGGAGCATCAATTTTATTGTATCCATAGATTCTTAAAATCTCCTCAATAACGTCTATTTCTCTCGTTACATCAGCTCTGTAGGCAGGAACAGAGATTTCCAATCCATTCTGAATTTCATTTAAAACTTTGATCTCAAGAGCTTTTAAAATTTCTTTTACTTTCTCTCTGTGAATCTTAGTTCCTAAAATCTGTTCAATTTTAGAGAATCTGATAATTACATAGCTGTCTTCGATTTTCTTTGGATACTCTTCCAATAGTTCACCTACCAATTTTCCTTCTGCAATTTCCTGAATCATTTTGATTGCGTGGGTAATTGCTGTTCTGGTAAGATTTGGATCTACTCCCCTTTCAAATCTGAAAGATGCATCCGTATTCAACCCATGAAGTTTAGCCCCTTTTCTTACCGCTACCGGATTGAAATAAGCACTCTCCAGGAATATTGTTTTTGTTTCGTTGGAAACTCCGGAATTAGCACCACCGAATACACCGGCAATACACATTGGTTTATCTTTTCCGTCTTTGATCATTACCTCAGAACCATTCAAAGTTCTTTCAACACCATCTAAAGTCGTAAATTTTGTTCCCTTTTTTACGGTTCCTACTTTTACTTTTTTATCTGCAATCTTATCCGCATCAAAAGCATGAAGTGGCTGTCCAAATCCATGAAGAATATAGTTTGTAATATCTACAATATTGTTAATCGGGCTTAATCCGATTGCTTTTAATCTGTTTTTTAACCAAGCCGGAGATTCTGCTACTTTTACATCTTCAATGACAGCACCAATATATCTTGGACACAGATCTGTATTTTCTACTTCTAAAGTAAAGCTATGAGCACCTTCATTATTTAATGGCTCAGAAGCTACTTTTTCAAACTGCGCTTTCTGCTGATTGGTTGATAGAAACGCATATAGATCTCTTGCAACTCCATAGTGTGACATTGCATCTGTTCGGTTTGGTGTCAAACCAATTTCAATCACCTCATCATTCGTCAGTTCAAAATAGTCTGCAAAATTCTTTCCTACCTCATATTTCGTTTCATCCAAAACCATGATTCCTCCATGATCATCACTAAGACCTAACTCATCTTCAGCACAGATCATTCCCTGGGAAACCTCGCTTCTGATTTTTGCCTCTTTGATTTCAAAAAAGTTACCGGTTTTATCATAGATTTTTGTTCCAACAACTGCTACAGGAACTGTTTGTCCTGCCTCTACATTAGGAGCACCACATACAATGTTAAGTACTTTTCCATTTCCTACATCTACAGTTGTTTTCTTTAGTTTATCGGCATTTGGATGTTTTTCACAGGTTAAAACTTTACCTACTACGATTCCTTCCAAACTTCCTTTTACACTTTCAAATTTATCTATACCTTCAACCTCAAGACCAATATCTGTAAGGAACTCACCGATTCTTTCAGTTTTCAATTCCGTCTTTATGTAATCTCTTAGCCAGTTATTTGATATTTTCATCTGCTTAAATCTATTTTTTTATCGGTTAGATGGTACTGTTATAAGCATTCATCTACTTTATTTTGAAAAATTCCACTTCGAATTTTGCGTTTACAAAGGTCGTGTTTTTTTAAGAAATAACGAAATTTTTAACTTCTCAACTGACCTTAAAAACAAAAAAAAGAGGTCTTGAAAATTCAAAACCTCTGTTATTCATGTAACTTAATCTTATAATCCAATTACAGGCATTGATAACATTAAGATATTTTCGTTTTCTTCAAGACCGTCAAGAGGTTCAATAATTCCCGGTCTGTTGGGTTGAGACATTTTCATTGTGATATCGTCAGAACCAAGGATCGTTAACATTTCAGTTAAGAACTTAGAGCTAAATCCAATGTTGATATCTTCGCCGTTATAATCACAAGGAATCTGCATATCTGCTTTGTTTGCATATTCTGTATCTTCTGCATGAAGGTGAAGAATGTTTGCAGACAATTTAAATCGAACCTGATTGGTTGATTTATTAGACATGATTGATGCTCTTTTAATCGCTCCTAATAAAAGATTTCTGTTGATCGTTAATACATTCGGGTTTTCTTTTGGAATTACCGCTGTATAGTTAGGATATTTCCCATCGATCAGTCTACAGATCCAGATATGTTTACCAAAAGTAAATTTAGCCATGTTCTCGTTGAAATCAATCGTCACATCTTCATTAGAACTTGCTAAAATATTTTTGAAAATATTCAAAGGTTTTTTAGGCATGATGAATTCCATCGGTTCGGCATTCATCAGATCCATT is a window from the Chryseobacterium sp. T16E-39 genome containing:
- a CDS encoding 3-hydroxybutyryl-CoA dehydrogenase, with the protein product MKNVVVIGAGTMGNGIAHTFAQSGFKVSLVDVSQEALDRGIKTITTNLDRIIAKGNLTEEQKAETLGNITTFTELKGAVGAADLIVEAATENQDLKLKIFGQMDEFAPENCILATNTSSISITKIAAATKRADKVIGMHFMNPVPIMKLVEIIKGYSTSKETFDTIYEMSKTLGKVPVEVNDYPGFVANRILMPMINESIETLYNGVAGVEEIDTVMKLGMAHPMGPLQLADFIGLDVCLAILNVMYDGFKNPKYAPNPLLVNMVMAGKLGVKSGEGFYDYSESKKAEKVSKMFSK
- a CDS encoding META domain-containing protein encodes the protein MKNLFLSISAAVILASCGTMSSASASKVGKSQPSLVNTKWTLADNVKGKIPTLNIEGEKINGNGGCNNYFGTVKLDASTGNFSAGPMGSTKMACDNMNVEQNFMDMVGKANKYVISGTTLELYKDNLLLLKFNKSE
- the pheT gene encoding phenylalanine--tRNA ligase subunit beta produces the protein MKISNNWLRDYIKTELKTERIGEFLTDIGLEVEGIDKFESVKGSLEGIVVGKVLTCEKHPNADKLKKTTVDVGNGKVLNIVCGAPNVEAGQTVPVAVVGTKIYDKTGNFFEIKEAKIRSEVSQGMICAEDELGLSDDHGGIMVLDETKYEVGKNFADYFELTNDEVIEIGLTPNRTDAMSHYGVARDLYAFLSTNQQKAQFEKVASEPLNNEGAHSFTLEVENTDLCPRYIGAVIEDVKVAESPAWLKNRLKAIGLSPINNIVDITNYILHGFGQPLHAFDADKIADKKVKVGTVKKGTKFTTLDGVERTLNGSEVMIKDGKDKPMCIAGVFGGANSGVSNETKTIFLESAYFNPVAVRKGAKLHGLNTDASFRFERGVDPNLTRTAITHAIKMIQEIAEGKLVGELLEEYPKKIEDSYVIIRFSKIEQILGTKIHREKVKEILKALEIKVLNEIQNGLEISVPAYRADVTREIDVIEEILRIYGYNKIDAPQKISFTPVKLSANDQDELENNWARTLQSLGFNEVMNNSLTSVKDETDAVKLLNPLSGDLAFMRKSLLEGLLQNAVYNINRKNQDIKFFEFGKIYHKRAQYEERKQLAILVSGRDVAENWLQPKSATDFYNLKAYVKVLLEKLAIDYKEVALSDERFSDALAYEVDGKTLVRIGKVSAGLLKDFDVDQDCFYAEIELEMAQQLRSTNELKFKDIPKFNKIRRDLALLIDKNITYQELYQTAKKNKSPFIKDINLFDVYEGKNLPEGKKSYAMSFELLNETKTLEEKEISEVMDSLIKSFQKDFNAELRS
- the dnaN gene encoding DNA polymerase III subunit beta; protein product: MKFIISSGELQKALQTVSGVISSSQSRPILENYLIELNETQVTITASDGETTLVTSLEVKSDDSGKFAVPAKIFQDFIKTYGEQPLTLSVKDNAEGTGSQLEILDEKDNFAVALDNADDYPELPEFDASQSVTMSAGVLSEALTNTLFATSNDSLRPVMTGVLFQFGENETNFVSTDSHRLVVYKRMDLMNAEPMEFIMPKKPLNIFKNILASSNEDVTIDFNENMAKFTFGKHIWICRLIDGKYPNYTAVIPKENPNVLTINRNLLLGAIKRASIMSNKSTNQVRFKLSANILHLHAEDTEYANKADMQIPCDYNGEDINIGFSSKFLTEMLTILGSDDITMKMSQPNRPGIIEPLDGLEENENILMLSMPVIGL